In Panacibacter ginsenosidivorans, the following proteins share a genomic window:
- a CDS encoding CRTAC1 family protein, whose product MFRHLFIVCFVFLIGQSFSQTRFKDVTDSAGIKHVFKVYEGMFGGGACVVDYNNDGFEDVYITGGMNDDVLYKNNGNGTFTNVFEQSGLSVTKNYVTQGVSSADVNRDGFVDLFITTITSRNKKQAIPREINLLFLNNGNGTFRDATKEYGLDQMYSFSTGGSFGDFNADGWADIYVGNYFNQYEGKLSVINDATVVGANQIAKGYLLLNESGKKFKDVYGDYGLDYRGFGFGGVFTDYDNDGDQDLIVNHDFGYKRTPDMLLQNQYPKEKFVDVAKENKMDLRINSMGTAVGDYNNDGLMDYYFTNIKFNMFMVNQGPGKSFIEKTSELGLGSFAISWGANFADFDHDGDVDLFVSNGDLNPDCHPMADFYFENNNGKFTDKASAYGLADYGIGRGSVVFDYDNDGDLDLLVVNQEAVYPNYPVPSITRLYRNDSAKGNWIKIALQGIQAESHGIGSKIEVEAGGKKMIREIDGGSSSHLSQNSVIAHFGLGNAITIDKITVYWTGGNKQTITNIKPNQLITIKEIPIPVQKRSNSLIYILIGVACVGLIAFIFLRKRKVL is encoded by the coding sequence ATGTTTCGCCATTTATTTATTGTATGCTTTGTATTCCTTATTGGACAGAGTTTTTCTCAAACAAGATTCAAAGATGTAACTGATTCTGCCGGAATCAAACATGTGTTTAAAGTATACGAAGGCATGTTTGGCGGTGGCGCATGCGTTGTTGATTATAATAACGATGGGTTTGAAGACGTATATATCACCGGCGGCATGAATGATGATGTGCTGTATAAAAATAATGGCAACGGTACATTTACGAATGTGTTTGAACAATCAGGATTGAGTGTTACAAAAAACTATGTAACACAAGGCGTGTCAAGCGCAGATGTAAACCGGGATGGATTCGTTGATCTGTTTATTACAACCATAACAAGCAGGAATAAAAAGCAAGCCATACCAAGAGAAATAAATTTGTTGTTTTTGAATAATGGTAACGGCACTTTCAGAGATGCAACAAAAGAATATGGATTGGATCAGATGTATTCATTCAGCACAGGCGGAAGTTTTGGAGATTTCAATGCAGATGGCTGGGCTGATATTTATGTCGGGAATTATTTTAACCAATACGAAGGAAAATTGAGTGTTATAAATGATGCAACAGTTGTTGGCGCAAACCAAATTGCAAAAGGTTATTTGCTATTGAATGAAAGCGGCAAGAAATTTAAAGATGTGTATGGAGATTATGGATTGGATTATCGTGGGTTTGGTTTTGGTGGTGTGTTTACTGACTATGATAATGATGGCGACCAGGACTTAATTGTGAACCATGATTTTGGTTATAAGCGTACACCTGATATGTTGCTGCAGAATCAATATCCCAAAGAAAAATTTGTTGATGTTGCAAAAGAAAATAAAATGGATCTGCGCATTAACTCTATGGGCACTGCTGTTGGCGATTATAACAATGATGGTTTGATGGATTATTATTTTACGAACATAAAGTTCAACATGTTCATGGTGAATCAGGGTCCCGGAAAATCATTTATAGAAAAAACTTCAGAGTTGGGCCTGGGATCGTTTGCTATAAGCTGGGGCGCAAATTTTGCAGATTTTGATCATGATGGTGATGTTGATTTGTTTGTATCTAATGGTGATCTGAATCCAGATTGTCATCCGATGGCAGACTTCTATTTTGAAAATAATAATGGAAAGTTTACAGATAAAGCTTCTGCTTATGGGTTAGCAGATTATGGCATTGGCCGCGGTTCAGTTGTGTTTGATTATGATAATGATGGAGACCTTGACCTGCTTGTTGTAAACCAGGAAGCGGTATATCCCAATTATCCTGTGCCTTCCATTACAAGGTTATACAGGAACGATTCTGCAAAAGGTAATTGGATAAAAATTGCATTACAAGGTATACAGGCTGAGAGCCATGGTATAGGTTCAAAAATTGAAGTAGAAGCAGGTGGTAAAAAAATGATAAGAGAAATTGATGGAGGAAGTTCCAGCCATCTTTCTCAAAATTCTGTGATCGCACATTTTGGTTTAGGTAATGCAATTACCATAGATAAAATAACTGTTTACTGGACAGGTGGGAATAAGCAGACCATTACCAATATAAAGCCAAATCAATTGATAACGATAAAAGAGATTCCAATACCTGTTCAAAAGAGAAGCAATTCACTTATCTATATCTTAATTGGTGTTGCCTGTGTTGGCTTAATTGCTTTTATCTTTTTGAGGAAAAGGAAAGTACTCTAA
- a CDS encoding vanadium-dependent haloperoxidase: MKQVRFCLKAFISCWLLLIFISSCKQEKEKLPQDFELATAWADMTNYITKNTPANSPTFASRCFGYIGLTMYESVVNGYPEYQSVAPQLNGLGNLPVPEKNLACNWQLSLNAAQAEILRNIYIQTSDVNKTKIDSLEQHFVALYKDAINNDSIVNRSIAYGKKIAQSIFEWSKTDGGHRGYLNNFDKQLVFEQKPGCWQPPLYAQSFTHFPLHPHWGQNRTFLSVDSAIQAPAFISYDSTKGSPYYNQFMQVYEKEKNLTQQEKEAAIWWADDPEVTPTPPGHSYYLATAAIRKIKPDLIKCAETYARLGMALADAFRSCWKWKYQFFTERANTFVPQHIDQRWESFWPDPPFPAFPSGHAIQAGAMATVLTDLYGDNFEFTDSLHVGRPRDDIRNTDFKARHFNSFWQAAEETANSRFYGGIHTPQDNARGLDKGKEIGNNVNHLHWKRNV, from the coding sequence ATGAAACAGGTAAGATTTTGTTTAAAGGCGTTTATATCCTGTTGGTTGTTATTGATTTTCATTTCATCATGCAAACAGGAAAAAGAAAAATTACCCCAGGATTTTGAATTGGCAACTGCGTGGGCAGATATGACCAATTATATTACTAAAAATACACCTGCCAATTCGCCAACTTTTGCATCCCGGTGTTTTGGATACATTGGTCTTACAATGTATGAATCGGTTGTTAATGGTTATCCGGAATATCAATCTGTTGCGCCACAACTAAATGGCTTGGGCAATTTGCCGGTTCCTGAAAAAAATCTTGCCTGCAATTGGCAATTGTCTTTAAACGCAGCACAGGCTGAGATACTGCGCAATATTTACATTCAAACTTCTGATGTAAATAAAACAAAAATTGATTCACTTGAACAACATTTTGTAGCACTCTACAAAGATGCGATCAATAACGATAGCATTGTAAACAGGTCAATTGCATATGGAAAAAAAATTGCACAATCAATTTTTGAATGGTCAAAAACAGATGGCGGGCATCGTGGCTATCTAAATAATTTCGATAAGCAATTAGTATTTGAACAAAAGCCCGGATGCTGGCAGCCCCCACTTTATGCGCAATCATTCACACACTTTCCATTGCATCCGCATTGGGGGCAAAACAGAACATTTCTTTCAGTTGATTCTGCAATCCAGGCGCCTGCATTTATTTCTTACGACTCAACAAAGGGCTCTCCATATTACAACCAGTTCATGCAGGTATATGAAAAAGAAAAAAATTTAACACAACAGGAAAAAGAAGCCGCCATATGGTGGGCCGATGATCCGGAAGTAACGCCAACACCGCCGGGGCATTCTTATTACCTTGCTACTGCTGCTATTAGAAAAATAAAGCCTGATCTTATAAAATGCGCTGAAACCTATGCCAGGCTTGGTATGGCGCTGGCAGATGCATTTCGAAGTTGCTGGAAGTGGAAGTATCAGTTCTTTACAGAACGTGCCAATACATTTGTGCCGCAACATATAGATCAGCGCTGGGAATCGTTCTGGCCAGATCCGCCATTCCCTGCATTTCCTTCGGGGCATGCGATACAGGCAGGCGCAATGGCTACAGTGCTCACCGATCTATACGGAGATAATTTTGAATTCACAGATAGCCTGCATGTTGGAAGACCAAGAGACGATATAAGAAATACAGATTTTAAAGCCCGGCACTTTAATTCATTCTGGCAGGCAGCAGAAGAAACTGCTAATTCAAGATTTTATGGCGGCATACATACACCCCAGGATAATGCAAGAGGGTTAGATAAAGGAAAAGAAATTGGTAATAATGTTAATCATTTGCATTGGAAAAGGAATGTATAA
- a CDS encoding VCBS repeat-containing protein, protein MNLFIRINSFVVCFFLLCACNEQTTENKNEEKKETGKELFSLLDASVTNINFQNTLTEGLNTNILMYEYFYNGGGVAAGDFNNDGLIDLYFTSNMGDNKLYLNKGDMKFEDITSFCGAGGRPGPWKTGVNVVDINGDGKLDIYLCYSGALPPEKRVNQLFINKGNNSRGVPMFEEQAVAYGLASAGYSNQSYFFDYDKDGDLDMLLLNHNPKNLPILNVEATAKLFKEDNNEKGLRLYKQTNGKFEDVTIKAGINGSELSYGLGLGISDFNEDGWPDFYVSNDYAVPDYLYINNKNGTFSNKMQSSIGHTSQFSMGNDVADINNDDLPDIFTLDMLPEDNHRQKLLLAPDNYDKFNLNVRSGFYYQYMRNMLQLNNGNNTFSETGQIAGISNTDWSWSALFADYDNDGWKDLYVTNGYYRDYTNLDFINYMNEYVASKGRLQREDVMDIIKQMPSSNVVNYMFQNKQGSTFENKTIDWGVNKHSNSNGAVYADLDNDGDLDLVVNNINQPAFIYRNESQKLNSNHFLNVQLTGNEGNTQGLGATIKIFYNGQTQRLEQNPARGYLSSVSSILHFGLGNIEKVDSLIVTWPNGKAQKMFDVKANQFLKLAERDAHDKSLQAKQIQSWFTETASPIKYKETIDTSVNDFNRQLLLINQFSYSGPCITKDDVNKDGLVDMIIGGAAGESTKIFLQQKSGSFTQKNIPAFEQDKACADAAIAVFDANADDHPDIYIASDGYNDLNDTDALLQDRLYLNDGNNNFTKSKGLPNISGSKSCVRVQDINGDGAPDIFVGGRAVPGRYPETPRSYILINDGKGNFSDQTQTVCPELFKPGMVTDAVWVDLDLDQKNELVIVGEWMPVTVFKIENGKLINSTNKFFDKQYSGWWNTISVGDLNGDKHPDLIIGNMGLNTQFKATEKEPLEMYYKDFDKNGSVDPIFSFYIQGEKYPYITRDELVGQLPILRKRFADFKSYADITMDELFEEKDIKDAGHLVADHMATTCFISNASGKFEIKELPVQVQYSPVYTIDTLDFNNDGKTDLLLCGNNSYTKIRLGKFDANYGVLLAGDGKGNFTYVKQNESGFNIHGDVRSCLKINDKIYFGICGKNLIAYTLLKQKK, encoded by the coding sequence ATGAACCTCTTTATAAGAATTAACTCTTTTGTGGTTTGCTTTTTTTTGTTATGTGCCTGTAATGAACAGACCACAGAAAATAAAAATGAAGAGAAAAAAGAAACAGGCAAAGAATTGTTTTCACTGCTCGATGCTTCAGTAACAAATATCAATTTTCAAAACACACTTACTGAAGGGTTGAATACGAATATTCTGATGTATGAGTATTTCTACAACGGAGGTGGCGTTGCCGCCGGAGACTTTAATAATGACGGACTTATTGATCTTTATTTCACTTCCAACATGGGTGATAATAAACTATACCTCAATAAAGGCGATATGAAGTTTGAAGATATCACTTCATTTTGTGGAGCAGGAGGCAGGCCCGGCCCATGGAAAACAGGCGTTAATGTTGTTGATATAAACGGTGATGGTAAGCTTGATATTTATTTATGTTACTCAGGTGCATTGCCACCAGAGAAAAGAGTAAACCAACTGTTTATAAATAAGGGCAATAACAGCAGGGGAGTGCCCATGTTTGAAGAACAGGCTGTGGCGTATGGCCTGGCCAGTGCAGGTTACAGCAATCAGTCTTATTTTTTTGATTACGATAAAGATGGTGATCTTGATATGTTGCTGCTGAATCATAATCCGAAAAACTTACCAATACTCAATGTAGAAGCTACCGCAAAACTTTTTAAAGAAGATAATAATGAAAAAGGTCTTCGCTTATACAAACAGACCAACGGGAAATTTGAAGATGTAACAATCAAAGCAGGCATTAACGGCTCTGAATTGAGTTATGGATTAGGGCTTGGTATCTCTGATTTTAATGAAGATGGGTGGCCTGATTTTTATGTGTCTAATGATTATGCAGTACCCGATTATCTATACATTAATAATAAGAACGGAACTTTTTCAAATAAGATGCAAAGCAGTATCGGGCATACAAGCCAGTTCTCGATGGGTAATGATGTCGCTGATATTAACAATGACGACCTGCCGGATATTTTTACACTTGACATGTTGCCTGAAGATAATCACCGGCAGAAATTGTTGCTTGCACCTGATAACTATGACAAGTTTAATTTGAATGTGCGTAGTGGTTTTTATTACCAGTACATGCGTAATATGTTGCAATTAAATAATGGCAATAATACGTTTAGTGAAACAGGGCAAATAGCAGGCATTTCAAACACAGACTGGAGTTGGTCTGCACTCTTTGCCGATTATGATAATGATGGATGGAAAGACCTGTATGTTACCAATGGCTATTACAGGGACTATACGAATCTTGATTTTATTAATTACATGAATGAGTATGTTGCTTCAAAAGGAAGACTGCAGCGTGAAGATGTAATGGATATTATAAAACAAATGCCCTCTTCCAATGTGGTGAATTACATGTTTCAAAATAAACAAGGCAGCACATTTGAAAATAAAACTATTGATTGGGGAGTCAATAAACATTCAAACAGTAATGGCGCTGTTTATGCGGACCTGGATAATGATGGAGACCTTGATCTCGTAGTAAATAATATTAATCAGCCTGCATTTATTTACAGGAATGAATCGCAGAAATTAAACAGCAATCATTTTTTGAATGTACAGCTTACAGGCAATGAAGGAAACACTCAAGGCCTTGGGGCAACGATAAAAATTTTTTATAACGGACAAACGCAGCGATTAGAACAAAACCCTGCAAGAGGTTATCTTTCCAGTGTTTCATCCATACTTCATTTTGGTTTGGGTAATATTGAAAAAGTTGATTCGCTTATTGTAACATGGCCAAATGGCAAAGCGCAGAAAATGTTTGATGTAAAAGCAAACCAGTTTTTAAAACTTGCAGAAAGAGATGCGCATGATAAATCCTTACAGGCAAAACAAATTCAGTCATGGTTTACTGAAACTGCTTCCCCAATAAAGTATAAGGAGACTATTGACACCAGTGTAAATGATTTCAATCGTCAATTGTTATTGATCAATCAATTTTCATATAGTGGCCCATGTATTACAAAAGACGACGTTAATAAAGATGGTTTAGTTGACATGATCATTGGAGGTGCAGCAGGCGAATCAACAAAAATATTTTTGCAGCAAAAGAGCGGATCATTCACTCAAAAAAATATTCCCGCGTTTGAACAGGATAAAGCTTGTGCTGATGCAGCTATTGCTGTCTTTGATGCAAATGCAGATGATCATCCTGATATTTACATAGCCAGTGATGGATACAATGACCTCAACGATACAGATGCATTACTACAGGATCGTTTGTATCTAAATGATGGGAACAACAACTTCACAAAAAGCAAAGGCTTGCCAAATATTAGTGGCAGCAAATCGTGTGTTCGGGTGCAGGATATAAATGGAGATGGCGCTCCTGATATTTTTGTTGGTGGCAGAGCTGTTCCGGGTCGTTATCCTGAAACACCTAGGAGTTATATTCTGATCAATGATGGCAAAGGAAATTTTTCTGATCAAACACAAACTGTTTGTCCCGAGCTTTTTAAACCTGGAATGGTAACAGATGCAGTCTGGGTTGATCTTGATCTCGATCAAAAAAATGAATTGGTAATTGTAGGAGAATGGATGCCCGTAACTGTTTTTAAAATAGAGAATGGAAAATTAATAAACAGCACAAACAAATTTTTTGATAAACAATATTCTGGTTGGTGGAATACCATTTCTGTTGGTGATCTAAACGGAGATAAGCATCCTGATCTTATCATCGGCAATATGGGTTTAAATACGCAATTTAAAGCTACAGAGAAAGAACCGCTAGAAATGTATTACAAGGATTTTGATAAGAATGGTTCTGTAGATCCAATATTTAGTTTTTATATACAAGGCGAAAAATATCCTTATATAACACGTGATGAATTGGTAGGTCAGTTGCCTATATTACGAAAACGCTTTGCAGATTTTAAAAGTTATGCAGACATAACAATGGATGAATTATTTGAAGAGAAAGATATTAAAGATGCTGGTCATCTTGTTGCAGATCACATGGCTACAACTTGTTTTATAAGTAATGCATCCGGAAAGTTTGAGATAAAAGAATTACCGGTGCAAGTTCAGTATTCACCAGTATATACAATTGATACATTAGATTTCAATAACGATGGAAAAACTGACCTCTTGCTTTGCGGTAACAACAGTTACACAAAGATCAGGCTTGGTAAATTTGATGCTAATTATGGCGTATTGCTTGCCGGTGATGGCAAAGGGAATTTTACATACGTTAAACAAAATGAATCCGGCTTTAATATACACGGCGATGTAAGAAGCTGTCTTAAGATCAACGATAAAATTTACTTTGGTATTTGTGGAAAAAATTTAATTGCTTACACTTTGTTGAAACAAAAAAAATGA
- a CDS encoding RagB/SusD family nutrient uptake outer membrane protein, with protein MKKLSIIIGSLGALIFIHSCNTDFLNTTPQNAISSSATWADGSLSTAFVLNVYSYLGYGGFEEQALADYTDEAMFTHAGRNINTFTEGNEEPGALAWMSGTYYWDNMYTAIREANVALENLPNATFSDASLKDQLLGESHFLRAYYYQQLLRFYGGVPIIDHSYGLNEDYTIARNTYEECVNFIVSDLDQAATLLDGKTTVDGRASKISAMALKSRVLLYAASDLHDATKAKANSSLLASYSNIEFLCYTSGDQATRWQAAKDAAKAVIDAAQGYKLDLTEPASTDEGKMNYISIAMGGKSGAPGVDAAASVELLFQRTSTTLYTQEDNWPLGGIHYGINNGPNGYHNWAGNTPIQQLVDDYEMMDGSKFDWNNTEEKAHPYTNRDPRFYGTVMYDGADWKPRPSDVSGRDPVNQIQTGYYTDGAGGFINGIDTRESPVENWNGSRTHYYTRKFIDPNPALPDNQSNGQVIPWPFIRYTEMVLNYAEACIELGQEDEARTWLNKIRFRAGMPAITDAGTTLRDRYRNERRVELVYEEHRYHDARRWMIPATTVGRGVKAINVKATLKPGKSILVPYKHDETVYDYTYTVYDNTENETRVWKDKMYFRPISRDEMSKNDKLIQNPGYQQ; from the coding sequence ATGAAAAAATTATCAATTATTATTGGTTCCTTAGGCGCGCTGATATTTATACATTCCTGTAATACAGATTTTCTTAATACTACTCCACAGAATGCTATATCCAGTAGCGCTACCTGGGCCGATGGGTCTTTATCTACAGCTTTCGTGTTAAACGTTTATTCTTATCTTGGTTACGGTGGTTTTGAAGAGCAGGCGCTTGCAGATTATACAGATGAAGCAATGTTTACGCATGCAGGCAGAAACATTAATACGTTTACAGAAGGTAACGAAGAGCCTGGAGCTTTGGCATGGATGAGTGGTACATATTATTGGGATAACATGTACACAGCAATAAGAGAAGCAAATGTCGCATTAGAAAACCTTCCTAACGCAACTTTTAGTGATGCTTCATTAAAAGATCAATTATTAGGCGAATCTCATTTCTTAAGAGCCTATTACTATCAACAGCTTTTAAGATTTTACGGTGGTGTGCCTATCATTGATCATAGTTATGGGCTCAATGAAGATTACACCATAGCCAGAAATACTTACGAAGAATGTGTAAATTTTATCGTGAGTGATTTGGATCAGGCGGCTACTTTACTTGATGGCAAAACAACCGTTGATGGTCGTGCATCTAAAATATCTGCTATGGCATTAAAGTCAAGAGTACTTTTATATGCAGCGAGTGATTTGCACGATGCTACCAAAGCCAAGGCAAATTCGAGCTTATTAGCAAGTTATAGCAATATAGAATTTCTTTGCTACACTTCAGGAGACCAGGCTACAAGATGGCAGGCCGCTAAAGATGCTGCGAAAGCTGTAATCGATGCAGCTCAGGGGTATAAATTGGATCTAACGGAACCCGCATCCACTGATGAGGGAAAGATGAACTATATCTCAATAGCCATGGGAGGTAAAAGTGGTGCGCCAGGTGTTGATGCAGCTGCATCAGTGGAACTTCTTTTCCAAAGAACTTCCACTACATTATACACCCAGGAAGACAACTGGCCTTTAGGCGGTATTCACTATGGTATCAATAATGGTCCTAATGGTTATCATAACTGGGCCGGTAACACTCCTATTCAGCAATTAGTAGATGATTATGAAATGATGGATGGATCTAAATTTGACTGGAATAATACAGAAGAAAAAGCTCATCCATATACTAATCGCGATCCAAGGTTTTATGGTACTGTAATGTATGATGGTGCAGACTGGAAGCCAAGACCATCTGATGTTTCAGGAAGAGACCCTGTCAATCAAATCCAAACTGGTTACTATACTGACGGAGCCGGCGGTTTTATAAATGGAATTGACACACGTGAATCTCCGGTTGAAAACTGGAACGGAAGCCGTACACACTATTACACACGTAAATTCATCGATCCAAATCCTGCATTGCCAGATAATCAATCAAACGGACAGGTTATTCCCTGGCCATTTATACGTTATACAGAAATGGTATTGAATTATGCAGAAGCATGTATAGAATTAGGCCAGGAAGATGAAGCAAGAACATGGCTCAATAAGATCAGGTTCCGCGCTGGTATGCCTGCAATCACAGATGCAGGAACAACGCTTAGAGATCGTTATCGCAATGAACGCAGAGTAGAACTTGTTTATGAAGAACATCGCTATCACGATGCAAGAAGATGGATGATTCCTGCAACTACCGTAGGTCGGGGTGTAAAAGCTATAAATGTAAAAGCCACTTTAAAACCAGGTAAATCCATTCTTGTTCCTTATAAACATGATGAAACGGTGTATGATTATACTTATACAGTTTATGACAATACTGAAAATGAAACAAGGGTATGGAAAGACAAAATGTATTTCAGACCTATCAGTAGAGATGAGATGAGTAAGAATGATAAGTTAATTCAAAACCCAGGATACCAACAATAG